GGTGTATAAACACTTGTATCAATCTTGTCTTTTTCAATAAGAGGCTGCAGATCTTTAATCAAACCGTTTGAAGCATATTGATGAAAGTTTGGTCCATTCATCCAAAAAATATCTGGTCCGCTGCCGCCCGCTGCACTCGTTTTTAACTTTGCCCAATAATCAGCAAAAGGTGTATAGGTAATGTTCACTTTTACATTTGGATGTTCTTTCTCGAATAATGCAACTGATTTATCCACTACTTCACTCACATTTTCGTCCCAGAGAGCAACATTTAAGGTTACTTTTTCATCACCTGAAGATTTTTCATTGCTGCTGCAGCCAGCTAAAAATACTCCAAATACCAATATGATACTTAATAAGTACGCATAAGACTTTTTCATGTTGATCCCCCTATTCTCTTATTAATGTGATTGCTGATTTTTCCTTTGCAGATTGGTAAGCGGCTTGAACCACCTCTAATGTACGAAGACCGTCTTCTCCTGAAATCGATGGAGTCCGCATCCTTTGTACACAATCAATGAAGTCATTTACAAGTCCTGAATCCATATCGTCTCCCCATCCAATATGCTGCACCTTTTTCTGTTGGTCATTAAATAACACAAGATGCTGTTTAAAGGCATCGAGTGAGATTGTCCCTTTCGTTCCGACAATTTCCATCGTTACATCTCCCCATGCAGGGAATGTTTTGGGACGTGACCAGCTTGGATCAATCGTCACAATCGTACCGGACTCTAGTTCTAATGTGACAATTCCGCAATCCTCGACATCGATATTATAAAAACGGGTATCAAGTTCGGCATACACTTTTTTCACTTCTTCGTCTAATATCCATCTGATAAGATCCATAACATGAACAATATGGTCGACAGCAGCTCCTCCGCCTGATAGATCCTTTTGAACAAACCATCCCCCGGGCATTTGCCCATGATTTGTTGCATCAATTGCTACAATTTCTCCCAGTCCTCCGCTTCGAATCACTTCTCTTACCTTTTTGACAGCAGGAACAAAACGTACGGGAAAGGCCACTTGCAGGATCACGCCTTGATCTTTGCATATGCCGAT
The window above is part of the Metabacillus dongyingensis genome. Proteins encoded here:
- a CDS encoding Gfo/Idh/MocA family protein; translated protein: MKVGIISFAHMHAVSYAEHLTEHADVELTAIWDEDIERGSMMAERFNCQYYSNLTSFLQTDLIAVVICSENANHKKHVMEAAKAKKHILCEKPISTEVKDAQEMIGICKDQGVILQVAFPVRFVPAVKKVREVIRSGGLGEIVAIDATNHGQMPGGWFVQKDLSGGGAAVDHIVHVMDLIRWILDEEVKKVYAELDTRFYNIDVEDCGIVTLELESGTIVTIDPSWSRPKTFPAWGDVTMEIVGTKGTISLDAFKQHLVLFNDQQKKVQHIGWGDDMDSGLVNDFIDCVQRMRTPSISGEDGLRTLEVVQAAYQSAKEKSAITLIRE